ATTTGGAGGGAGAAATGAAAAAAAATATAATGCTTAAATCTTTTATTAAATATGTAACTTTAAATGTAATAGGGATGATTGGATTTTCCTGTTATATTTTGGCAGATACTTATTTTGTATCTAAGGGAATGGGGGCAAATGGTCTTACTTCATTAAACTTAGCTATACCAGTTTATACTTTTATTAATGGAATAAGTCTAATGATTGGAATAGGTGGAGGAGCTAAATATGTACTGTTAAGTGCTAAAGGGGAAAAGGATAAAGCAAACACTATTTTTACAAGTTCAGTACAAGCAGGGATTTTATGTGGATTAGCCTTCTTAACTGTAGGAATATTATTAGGCAATAAAATAAGTTATATACTTGGAGCAGATAATGTAACTTTTGCTATGACATCATTATACTTAAAAACTATTATGGCTTTTGCACCTTTTATTATTTTAAATAATATATTTCTAGTTTTTGTAAGAAATGATGGCAATCCTAAACTTTCAATGTTGGGAATGCTTTTTGGAAGTTTTTCAAATATAATTTTAGATTATGTATTTATATTCCCTTTAAATTTAGGGATTTTTGGAGCAGCTTTTGCAACAGGATTATCTCCCGTGATTAGTATGATTATCTTATCAATATATTTATTAAAAAGAAAAAATCAATTTCATCTCAAAAAAGAAAAATTAAATATAAAAGAGGTAATAAAACTATGTGGAACAGGAGCGTCCTCTTTTATAACTGAAATATCCTCTGGAATAGTATTAATAGTTTTTAATATGGTAATATTGAAACTTAAAGGAAACATAGGAGTCGCAGCATATGGTATAGTTGCTAATCTTGCTCTGGTAGTGATGGCGATATTTACAGGAATAGCTCAAGGAGTGCAGCCATTAGTAAGTAAAAGCTATGGAAATAAAGAGAAAGAACAACTTTATTATATTTTGAAATATTCAATATTTCTTTCTGTAACTATTGCTATATTAGTCTATGGGATAGTATTTTTTTCAACAGATACATTAGTTTCTATATTTAATAAAGAAAAAATAAAGAACTTTCTAATCTAGCTGTGAGTGGTATTCATATTTATTTTACTGGTTTTTTATTTGCAGGAGTTAATATAATATTATCTGTATTTTTTAGCTCAATGGAACATTCTAAAACAGGATTTATAATATCAATTACAAGAGGATTTGTAGCTATAGTTCCAGCAGTATTACTGTTATCATATATATTTGGAATGACAGGAGTATGGCTATCTTTTCCAATGGCTGAAATATTTGCATTATTTTCAGTAATTTATTTTATCTATAGCAATAGAAGTTTTTTAAAAATAAATTTAAGCAAGGAACTGTCATACTTCATAAATACTCTAAAGAAAATATTTAAAAGAAAAGAAGCTGCTCAAAGTAATGATTGAAAATCATCAATTTAGAACAGCTCTTTCTATTATATTTATAAGAAATTTGTTGTACCAAATCCTATTGGTAAATT
Above is a window of Fusobacterium varium DNA encoding:
- the mepA_6 gene encoding Multidrug export protein mepA; translated protein: MKKNIMLKSFIKYVTLNVIGMIGFSCYILADTYFVSKGMGANGLTSLNLAIPVYTFINGISLMIGIGGGAKYVLLSAKGEKDKANTIFTSSVQAGILCGLAFLTVGILLGNKISYILGADNVTFAMTSLYLKTIMAFAPFIILNNIFLVFVRNDGNPKLSMLGMLFGSFSNIILDYVFIFPLNLGIFGAAFATGLSPVISMIILSIYLLKRKNQFHLKKEKLNIKEVIKLCGTGASSFITEISSGIVLIVFNMVILKLKGNIGVAAYGIVANLALVVMAIFTGIAQGVQPLVSKSYGNKEKEQLYYILKYSIFLSVTIAILVYGIVFFSTDTLVSIFNKEKIKNFLI
- a CDS encoding multidrug efflux pump VmrA, whose translation is MSGIHIYFTGFLFAGVNIILSVFFSSMEHSKTGFIISITRGFVAIVPAVLLLSYIFGMTGVWLSFPMAEIFALFSVIYFIYSNRSFLKINLSKELSYFINTLKKIFKRKEAAQSND